A genomic window from Bacteroidetes bacterium SB0662_bin_6 includes:
- a CDS encoding FAD:protein FMN transferase, with protein sequence MRETDRDSDRKSNRRSLYRYEYTQVHMGVQARIVLYAPDQAAAEHGAVAAFDRIAALDATMSDYRRDSELMRLAGRSGAGPVPVSAELFHVLRRAGQFARLSGGAFDITAGPLVQLWRTARDTGTLPAPDALETARSRSGYALLRLDAEDSTAMLANKGMRLDLGGIAKGFAADEALATLRTHGLPHAMIEFGGDIVTGDAPPRERDAADGPENDKTGWRITEPLSGRTFHLTNAAISTSGDTVQFVVIDGTRYSHVLDPRTGIPLTNRIAVTVIAPEGILSDGLATMLSVLGPEEGMPLVERTWPDVQVFFDDASAEK encoded by the coding sequence ATGCGCGAAACGGATCGGGATTCAGATCGAAAATCGAATCGGAGGAGCCTGTATCGTTACGAATATACGCAGGTTCATATGGGGGTACAAGCCCGGATCGTTTTGTATGCGCCGGACCAGGCGGCGGCGGAACACGGGGCCGTGGCCGCCTTCGACCGGATCGCCGCCCTCGACGCAACCATGAGCGATTACCGCCGGGACAGCGAACTGATGCGCCTTGCAGGGCGAAGCGGCGCGGGACCGGTTCCGGTAAGCGCCGAGCTGTTCCATGTCCTTCGCAGGGCCGGGCAGTTCGCCAGGCTGTCCGGCGGCGCCTTCGACATTACGGCGGGGCCGCTCGTGCAACTCTGGCGCACCGCGCGGGATACCGGCACGCTGCCCGCACCGGACGCGCTGGAAACCGCGCGGTCACGCAGCGGCTATGCCCTGCTCCGGCTCGATGCGGAAGATTCCACGGCCATGCTTGCAAACAAGGGCATGCGCCTCGACCTCGGCGGCATCGCCAAGGGATTCGCCGCGGACGAAGCGCTGGCGACCCTCCGGACGCATGGCCTCCCGCACGCCATGATCGAATTCGGCGGGGACATTGTAACAGGCGATGCGCCGCCCCGAGAACGCGACGCGGCGGACGGGCCTGAAAACGACAAAACAGGCTGGCGCATTACGGAGCCGCTCTCCGGGCGTACGTTCCATCTAACGAACGCCGCCATATCCACGTCCGGCGACACAGTACAGTTCGTCGTAATCGACGGAACGCGGTATTCCCATGTCCTGGACCCGCGCACGGGCATCCCCCTGACCAACCGCATCGCGGTGACCGTCATCGCGCCGGAGGGCATCCTCTCGGACGGGCTGGCGACGATGCTGTCGGTACTGGGCCCCGAGGAGGGCATGCCCCTCGTCGAGCGCACCTGGCCGGATGTGCAGGTGTTCTTCGACGACGCCAGCGCAGAAAAATAA
- a CDS encoding formylglycine-generating enzyme family protein, translating into MGAHDARNTATIMAAGIPDHLTNLRSNRMFFRTGMAVCGCMLLAGTARAQDAGSDADVSTPDAMEAYVETFSEAPAEIDMIPVPAGSVPMNGKEVSVGPFWIAGTEIPWEIFDIYAFENDGEPGADDAILRPSKPYGAPDRGYGHRGYAAISMTYIVAEAFADWLSVRTGKTYRLPTEAEWEYACLAGEPPVSGDALDEHAWYWDNAFDATHPIGSLASNAFGIQDMIGNAAEWCTGPEGAPLACGGSFMDKAEEVGCAARKTPSPKWQETDPQIPKSRFWLTDGPFMGFRVIREP; encoded by the coding sequence ATGGGCGCACACGATGCAAGGAATACGGCAACGATCATGGCGGCCGGGATTCCGGACCATTTGACCAATCTCCGCAGCAACAGGATGTTTTTCCGAACAGGCATGGCAGTGTGCGGGTGTATGCTCCTTGCGGGAACGGCAAGGGCGCAGGACGCGGGTTCGGACGCGGACGTTTCTACGCCCGATGCGATGGAAGCCTATGTCGAGACCTTCAGCGAGGCGCCTGCCGAAATCGATATGATTCCGGTCCCGGCGGGTTCCGTTCCCATGAACGGAAAAGAGGTTTCCGTAGGCCCGTTCTGGATTGCCGGGACGGAAATTCCCTGGGAGATTTTTGATATCTACGCATTCGAAAACGATGGGGAACCCGGCGCCGACGATGCGATACTTCGTCCGAGCAAGCCGTACGGCGCTCCGGACAGGGGGTACGGGCATCGCGGGTACGCCGCCATCAGCATGACATACATTGTGGCGGAGGCGTTTGCGGACTGGCTTTCCGTCCGGACCGGCAAGACGTACCGCTTGCCGACCGAGGCGGAATGGGAATATGCCTGCCTGGCGGGCGAGCCGCCGGTTTCCGGCGATGCGCTCGACGAGCATGCCTGGTACTGGGACAATGCCTTCGACGCCACGCACCCGATCGGCAGCCTTGCTTCGAACGCGTTCGGGATTCAGGACATGATCGGCAATGCGGCGGAATGGTGCACCGGCCCGGAGGGCGCCCCGCTGGCGTGCGGGGGCTCTTTCATGGACAAGGCGGAAGAAGTGGGGTGCGCAGCGCGCAAGACGCCTTCTCCGAAGTGGCAGGAAACGGATCCGCAAATACCGAAAAGCAGATTCTGGCTCACGGACGGGCCGTTCATGGGGTTCCGCGTCATTCGGGAACCGTAA
- a CDS encoding Gfo/Idh/MocA family oxidoreductase, giving the protein MKHNPLVSRRNFVKSSAAAAAGLAFMPSGNFAWAAGSDTIRYGLVGCGGRGTGAAVNAVEAASGVTLVAMGDLFEDRLDSSKAKLKEQLGDAYQVSPEHEFSGWDAWKHVIDSDVDVVIFATPPVFRPIHVPYAIEKGRHVFMEKPVGIDPAGVRVFFDAADEADRKGLSIVAGTQRRHERRYLEVMQRIHDGAIGQVVSGQVYWNQGGLWKVDRKPGWSDMEYQVRNWLYYTYLSGDHVVEQHIHNIDVANWAVGETPIKASGVGGRQQRVSPEYGHIFDHFAVNLEYPSGATILSMCKQQENTANFVGEHIIGTKGTSNAASWIKGENAFRFDGENPNPYVQEHTNLIESIRGEKPINEARRMAETNISAIMVREAAYTGQEVTWDDVMNSTQKLTPATWEFGDVPIFAAAVPGETVLNRRPFEEDEMAVSG; this is encoded by the coding sequence ATGAAGCACAATCCTCTGGTATCGCGGCGCAATTTCGTAAAGAGCAGCGCCGCCGCTGCGGCAGGCCTCGCCTTCATGCCGAGCGGGAATTTCGCATGGGCCGCCGGCTCGGACACGATTCGCTATGGACTGGTGGGCTGCGGAGGCCGGGGGACCGGCGCCGCCGTCAATGCCGTCGAAGCAGCCTCCGGCGTGACGCTGGTGGCTATGGGCGATTTGTTCGAAGACCGTCTGGACAGCTCCAAGGCCAAGCTCAAGGAACAACTTGGAGACGCCTATCAGGTAAGCCCCGAGCACGAATTTTCCGGTTGGGATGCCTGGAAGCATGTCATCGACAGCGATGTGGATGTCGTCATTTTCGCTACCCCGCCGGTGTTCCGTCCCATCCATGTGCCCTACGCGATCGAGAAGGGACGCCATGTATTTATGGAGAAACCCGTCGGTATAGACCCTGCGGGCGTACGTGTTTTCTTCGATGCGGCGGACGAAGCCGACCGCAAGGGACTGTCCATCGTGGCGGGCACGCAGCGGCGGCATGAGCGCCGGTATCTCGAAGTCATGCAGCGAATTCATGACGGAGCGATCGGTCAGGTGGTGTCCGGACAGGTATACTGGAATCAGGGCGGCCTTTGGAAGGTGGATCGCAAGCCGGGATGGTCCGATATGGAGTATCAGGTGCGGAACTGGCTCTACTACACGTACCTCTCCGGTGACCATGTGGTCGAGCAGCACATTCACAATATCGACGTGGCGAACTGGGCCGTGGGCGAAACCCCGATCAAGGCCTCGGGCGTCGGCGGGCGGCAGCAGCGCGTTTCGCCGGAGTACGGCCACATTTTCGATCACTTTGCGGTGAACCTCGAGTACCCGAGCGGCGCCACGATCCTGAGCATGTGCAAGCAGCAGGAGAACACGGCGAATTTCGTGGGCGAGCACATCATCGGCACGAAGGGCACGTCCAATGCGGCCTCGTGGATCAAGGGCGAGAATGCGTTCCGCTTCGACGGCGAGAATCCGAATCCGTACGTGCAGGAGCACACGAACCTGATCGAAAGCATTCGCGGCGAAAAGCCGATCAACGAGGCGCGGCGCATGGCCGAAACCAACATTTCGGCGATCATGGTGCGCGAGGCGGCCTATACGGGACAGGAGGTGACCTGGGACGATGTGATGAATTCGACCCAGAAACTCACCCCGGCCACCTGGGAGTTCGGCGACGTGCCGATTTTCGCGGCGGCTGTGCCCGGCGAGACGGTGCTGAACCGCCGGCCGTTCGAAGAAGACGAAATGGCCGTTTCGGGGTGA